One genomic window of Corallococcus silvisoli includes the following:
- a CDS encoding tetratricopeptide repeat protein — MRAQVLLILIPALMAQGPFGRAHAASPPVADAPSQGTQGDASVPSRVASLAEGASLFDDLGNFQWTVTTKSQDAQAFFDQGMRLTYAFNHDEAARSFARAAQLDPSCAMCFWGVALVQGPNYNMPMLPDRAATAWEALQRAKALASEGTPTEQALIGALSRRYGGPEPRTPEEMKPFSQAYAKAMRDVAQRFPDDQDVQVLFVESLMDLNPWKLWSLQARPEPGTEEIVSRLEAVLARVPDHPGANHYYIHVMEASDHPERALPSARRLPDLMPGAGHLVHMPAHIYQRLGKYEEASESNRRAIQADEAYLRRVNPTGYYPMYLAHNWGFLSYSASMEGRSEESIRAAREAAGVMKPEMVDAMPGMDFFAAEPLLAMVRFGRYDALLAEPKPDPKYPVLMGLWLHAHGLALAARGHIKEARAEHAKLVALAADVPDTLTAGNNSAKDVLDVAARVLDASIAERQGKSDALTLWEDAVRASDQLAYSEPSDWFYPVRHFQGAALLDAKQWKAAESVYREDLRRNPGNGWALFGLTRALEGQGRTADAASARERFDEAWANADFKLTRTAF; from the coding sequence GTGCGCGCGCAAGTCCTGCTCATCCTCATTCCCGCGTTGATGGCGCAGGGGCCGTTCGGCCGGGCCCATGCCGCCAGCCCGCCGGTCGCCGATGCCCCTTCGCAAGGGACGCAGGGCGATGCCTCCGTGCCGTCGCGCGTGGCCTCGCTCGCCGAGGGGGCCAGCCTCTTCGACGACCTTGGCAACTTCCAATGGACGGTGACGACGAAGTCGCAGGACGCGCAGGCGTTCTTCGACCAGGGCATGCGGCTCACCTATGCCTTCAACCACGACGAGGCCGCGCGCTCGTTCGCGCGGGCGGCCCAGCTGGACCCGTCCTGCGCGATGTGTTTCTGGGGCGTGGCCCTGGTGCAGGGGCCCAACTACAACATGCCCATGCTTCCGGACCGGGCCGCGACCGCCTGGGAGGCCTTGCAGCGGGCGAAGGCGCTCGCTTCCGAGGGCACTCCGACGGAGCAGGCGCTCATTGGCGCCCTGTCCCGGCGCTATGGCGGGCCCGAGCCGCGCACGCCGGAGGAGATGAAGCCCTTCAGTCAGGCCTATGCCAAGGCCATGCGGGACGTGGCCCAGCGCTTCCCGGATGACCAGGACGTGCAGGTGCTCTTCGTGGAGTCCCTGATGGATTTGAACCCCTGGAAGCTGTGGTCGCTCCAGGCCAGGCCGGAGCCGGGCACGGAGGAGATCGTCTCCCGGCTGGAGGCGGTGCTCGCGCGCGTCCCGGACCACCCCGGCGCCAATCACTATTACATCCATGTGATGGAGGCTTCGGACCACCCCGAGCGAGCGCTGCCGTCCGCGCGCCGGCTGCCCGACTTGATGCCGGGGGCCGGCCACCTCGTCCACATGCCCGCGCACATCTACCAGCGGCTGGGGAAGTACGAGGAGGCGTCGGAGAGCAACCGCCGCGCCATCCAGGCGGATGAGGCCTATCTGCGCCGGGTGAACCCGACCGGTTACTACCCCATGTATCTGGCCCACAACTGGGGCTTCCTCTCGTATTCGGCCTCCATGGAGGGCCGCTCCGAGGAGTCCATCCGGGCGGCGCGCGAGGCGGCGGGTGTGATGAAGCCCGAGATGGTGGATGCGATGCCCGGCATGGACTTCTTCGCCGCCGAGCCGCTGCTCGCGATGGTGCGCTTCGGGCGCTACGACGCGCTGCTCGCCGAACCCAAGCCGGATCCGAAGTACCCCGTGCTGATGGGGCTGTGGCTGCACGCGCACGGGCTGGCGCTCGCCGCCCGCGGCCACATCAAGGAGGCCCGGGCGGAGCACGCGAAGCTCGTGGCGCTGGCCGCGGATGTGCCCGACACGCTGACCGCCGGCAACAACTCCGCCAAGGACGTGCTGGACGTGGCGGCCCGGGTGCTCGACGCCTCCATCGCCGAGCGCCAGGGAAAGTCCGATGCGCTGACGCTCTGGGAGGACGCGGTGCGCGCCTCCGACCAGCTGGCCTATTCGGAGCCCAGCGACTGGTTCTATCCCGTGCGTCACTTCCAGGGCGCGGCGCTGCTGGACGCGAAGCAGTGGAAGGCCGCGGAGTCCGTCTACCGGGAGGACCTGCGCCGCAACCCTGGCAATGGCTGGGCGCTGTTTGGCCTCACCCGCGCGTTGGAGGGGCAGGGCCGGACCGCCGACGCCGCCTCCGCGCGCGAGCGCTTCGACGAGGCGTGGGCGAACGCCGACTTCAAGCTCACCCGCACGGCCTTCTAG
- a CDS encoding M91 family zinc metallopeptidase encodes MKLRSSSFSTPSLSSGSRSRSSSAPPKMETPKTVAPKMETPKTVKPETASKPKPPSPAELQSGKNNLKPADYGVVHPDLSGVRTRRDSKQSGADFADFTSDARTSTHRLMDKPVGNRMMTELNGRTQHVNPGATGTAQKPLTVADIYSGRDASMPMSHAPRHDGTLQSLRPAYRYDGQPSAGQASRINYNEKDPGQRFNSLGHESVHAWRASNGLQVSPLAASKHSDAEVFKRYPEHSAAMKDTVETRLRLTEEFETVGLRPTPHTPKNWAPTENGIRAEHGLPARQDYSGFRPHGNKNDQNLENYDLGSDDRSRFQKFMGTPSPMGKILDDLEK; translated from the coding sequence ATGAAGCTCCGCTCCTCCTCCTTCTCCACCCCGTCGCTCTCCTCCGGCTCGCGCTCGCGCAGCAGCAGCGCGCCCCCCAAGATGGAGACGCCGAAGACCGTGGCGCCGAAGATGGAGACGCCGAAGACGGTGAAGCCGGAGACGGCCTCGAAGCCGAAGCCGCCCTCGCCGGCGGAGCTGCAGAGCGGCAAGAACAACCTGAAGCCGGCGGACTACGGCGTCGTGCACCCGGACCTGTCGGGCGTCCGGACCCGCCGTGACAGCAAGCAGTCGGGCGCGGACTTCGCGGACTTCACGTCGGATGCGCGCACCTCCACGCACCGGCTGATGGACAAGCCGGTGGGCAACCGGATGATGACGGAGCTCAACGGCCGCACGCAGCACGTGAACCCCGGCGCGACGGGCACCGCGCAGAAGCCGCTGACGGTGGCGGACATCTACTCCGGGCGGGATGCCTCCATGCCCATGTCGCACGCGCCGCGCCACGACGGCACCCTCCAGTCGCTGCGCCCGGCGTACCGCTACGACGGCCAGCCCAGCGCGGGCCAGGCCAGCCGCATCAACTACAACGAGAAGGACCCCGGCCAGCGCTTCAACAGCCTGGGCCACGAGTCGGTCCACGCGTGGCGCGCGTCCAATGGCTTGCAGGTGAGCCCGCTGGCGGCCAGCAAGCACAGCGACGCGGAGGTCTTCAAGCGCTACCCGGAGCACTCGGCCGCGATGAAGGACACCGTGGAGACCCGCCTGCGCCTGACGGAGGAGTTCGAGACCGTGGGCCTGCGCCCCACGCCGCACACGCCGAAGAACTGGGCGCCCACGGAGAACGGCATCCGCGCCGAGCACGGCCTGCCGGCCCGCCAGGACTACTCGGGCTTCCGGCCCCACGGGAACAAGAACGACCAGAACCTGGAGAACTACGACCTGGGTTCGGACGACCGCAGCCGGTTCCAGAAGTTCATGGGCACGCCTTCGCCCATGGGGAAGATCCTCGACGACCTGGAGAAGTGA
- a CDS encoding MarR family winged helix-turn-helix transcriptional regulator encodes MSQARAARLTLDDFLPYRLSVADNVVSQRIARVYAAEDGLSTQEWRLIAVLGEDGERSQLELVRRTRMEKVPVSRAARSLEERGLVRRATSKSDARSRRLTLTAAGRRLYARVAPAALQAEAEVLAELKPAERAVLRALLERVERAAIRALQQAP; translated from the coding sequence ATGAGCCAAGCACGCGCCGCGCGCCTCACCCTCGACGACTTCCTCCCCTACCGGCTGTCGGTCGCCGACAACGTCGTCAGCCAGCGCATCGCCCGCGTGTACGCGGCCGAGGACGGACTGAGCACGCAGGAGTGGCGGCTCATCGCGGTGCTCGGCGAGGACGGCGAGCGCTCGCAGCTGGAGCTCGTCCGGCGCACGCGGATGGAGAAGGTCCCGGTGAGCCGCGCCGCGCGCTCCCTGGAGGAGCGCGGGCTGGTGCGGCGCGCCACGAGCAAGAGCGACGCCCGCTCGCGCCGCCTGACGCTGACCGCCGCGGGCCGCCGCCTCTACGCGCGGGTGGCCCCCGCGGCGCTCCAGGCGGAGGCGGAGGTGCTCGCGGAGCTCAAGCCCGCCGAGCGCGCGGTGCTCCGCGCCCTCCTGGAGCGCGTCGAGCGCGCCGCCATCCGCGCCCTCCAGCAGGCCCCCTGA
- the hmgA gene encoding homogentisate 1,2-dioxygenase, giving the protein METVRQLTGFGNEHASEALAGALPVGQNTPQRVAFGLYAEQLSGTAFTAPRGVNRRTWLYRLRPSAGHPAYRQVESRLLRSGPFREVPPSPNRLRWNPMPLPTAPTTFLEGLFTLGGNGSPAEGAGAAVHLYAANASMTDTAFFNADGELLIVPQSGALRIVTELGVLDVPPGHVALIPRGMRMRVELPGGPARGYICENYGSAFRLPELGPIGSNGLANPRDFVAPVAAYEDVERPTRMVQKFQGNLWETTLDHSPFDVVAWHGTHVPYTYDLARFNTLNTVSFDHPDPSIFTVLTSPSDTPGTANCDFVIFPPRWMVAEHTFRPPWFHRNVMSELMGLVHGVYDAKADAFVPGGASLHNCMSAHGPDRKTYEAAVAADLSPRKIDNTLAFMFETRWVISPTRAAMESPALQADYDACWADLPKARLP; this is encoded by the coding sequence ATGGAAACCGTTCGCCAACTGACAGGCTTTGGGAATGAGCACGCCTCGGAGGCCCTCGCCGGTGCGCTCCCGGTGGGCCAGAACACGCCACAGCGCGTCGCGTTCGGCCTCTACGCCGAACAGCTCTCCGGCACGGCCTTCACCGCGCCGCGCGGGGTGAACCGGCGCACCTGGCTCTACCGGCTGCGGCCGAGCGCGGGCCACCCGGCGTACCGGCAGGTGGAGTCCCGCCTCTTGCGCAGCGGCCCGTTCCGCGAAGTGCCCCCGTCGCCCAACCGGCTGCGCTGGAACCCGATGCCGCTGCCCACCGCGCCGACGACGTTCCTGGAAGGCCTCTTCACCCTGGGCGGCAACGGCTCCCCGGCCGAGGGCGCGGGCGCGGCGGTGCACCTCTACGCGGCGAACGCGTCCATGACGGACACCGCGTTCTTCAACGCCGACGGCGAGCTGCTCATCGTCCCGCAGTCCGGGGCGCTGCGCATCGTCACGGAGCTGGGCGTGCTGGACGTCCCGCCGGGCCACGTCGCGCTCATCCCTCGCGGGATGCGCATGCGGGTGGAGCTGCCGGGTGGCCCCGCGCGCGGCTACATCTGCGAGAACTATGGCTCTGCGTTCCGGCTGCCGGAGCTGGGCCCCATCGGGTCCAACGGCCTGGCGAACCCTCGCGACTTCGTGGCCCCGGTGGCGGCGTACGAGGACGTGGAGCGGCCCACGCGCATGGTGCAGAAGTTCCAGGGGAACCTCTGGGAGACGACGCTCGACCATTCGCCGTTCGACGTCGTCGCGTGGCACGGCACGCACGTGCCGTACACGTACGACCTGGCGCGCTTCAACACCCTCAACACGGTGAGCTTCGACCACCCGGATCCGTCCATCTTCACGGTGCTGACGTCGCCCAGCGACACGCCGGGGACGGCCAACTGCGACTTCGTCATCTTCCCGCCCCGGTGGATGGTGGCGGAGCACACGTTCCGGCCGCCCTGGTTCCACCGCAACGTGATGAGCGAGCTGATGGGGCTGGTGCACGGCGTCTATGACGCGAAGGCGGACGCGTTCGTGCCGGGAGGCGCGTCGCTCCACAACTGCATGAGCGCCCACGGCCCCGACCGGAAGACCTACGAGGCGGCGGTCGCCGCGGACCTGTCGCCCCGGAAGATCGACAACACACTGGCCTTCATGTTCGAGACCCGCTGGGTCATCTCCCCGACGCGCGCCGCGATGGAGAGCCCCGCGCTGCAAGCCGACTACGACGCGTGCTGGGCGGACCTGCCCAAGGCCCGGCTGCCGTGA
- a CDS encoding fumarylacetoacetate hydrolase family protein, with amino-acid sequence MKLASLNVGRDGRLVVVSKDLSRQSDASAVVPTLQAALDDWERHAPALRALSERLEQGALPGAPFEPERCAAPLPRAYQWADGSAYVNHVELVRRARNAELPASFWTDPLMYQGGSDGFLGPRQPIPLADEAWGCDMEGEVVVVTRDVPLGATREQGLDAVVLVGLVNDVSLRHLIPGELAKGFGFFQSKPASAFSPVFVTPDELGPAWREGKLHRRLEVFLDGQPFGRADAGVDMTFDFGTLVAHAAKTRSLCAGTLVGSGTVSNRGPDGGPGKAVSAGGAGYSCIAELRMVETLQDGAPRTPFLKRGDRVRIEMRDEAGSIFGAIDQVVGG; translated from the coding sequence GTGAAGCTCGCCTCCCTCAACGTGGGACGGGATGGCCGTCTCGTCGTCGTGTCGAAGGACCTCTCCCGGCAGTCGGACGCCTCCGCCGTCGTCCCGACCCTCCAGGCCGCGCTCGACGACTGGGAGCGGCACGCGCCGGCCCTCCGCGCGCTGTCGGAGCGGCTGGAGCAAGGCGCGCTCCCGGGCGCCCCGTTCGAGCCCGAGCGCTGCGCCGCGCCCCTGCCCCGCGCCTATCAGTGGGCGGACGGCTCCGCCTACGTGAACCACGTGGAGCTGGTGCGCCGCGCGCGCAACGCGGAGCTGCCCGCGTCCTTCTGGACCGACCCGCTGATGTACCAGGGGGGCTCCGACGGATTCCTCGGCCCTCGCCAGCCCATTCCGCTCGCCGACGAGGCGTGGGGCTGCGACATGGAGGGAGAGGTCGTGGTGGTGACGCGCGACGTGCCGCTGGGGGCCACTCGCGAGCAGGGCCTGGATGCCGTGGTGCTGGTGGGGCTGGTGAACGACGTGTCGCTGCGCCACCTGATTCCGGGCGAGCTGGCGAAGGGCTTCGGGTTCTTCCAGTCCAAGCCCGCATCGGCGTTCTCCCCGGTGTTCGTCACGCCGGATGAGCTGGGCCCCGCGTGGCGGGAGGGCAAGCTGCACCGGAGGCTGGAGGTGTTCCTGGACGGCCAGCCGTTCGGCCGCGCGGACGCGGGCGTCGACATGACGTTCGACTTCGGCACGCTGGTCGCGCACGCGGCGAAGACACGCTCGCTGTGCGCGGGGACCCTCGTGGGCTCGGGCACGGTGTCGAACCGGGGCCCCGACGGCGGGCCGGGCAAGGCCGTGAGCGCCGGGGGCGCTGGCTATTCGTGCATCGCGGAGCTGCGCATGGTGGAGACGCTCCAGGACGGCGCGCCCCGGACGCCGTTCCTCAAGCGGGGCGACCGGGTGCGCATCGAGATGCGCGATGAGGCCGGCAGCATCTTCGGCGCCATCGACCAGGTGGTCGGCGGGTAG
- a CDS encoding 3' terminal RNA ribose 2'-O-methyltransferase Hen1, whose protein sequence is MLLTLSTTHTPATDLGYLLHKNPDRPQSFELPFGHAHVFYPEASADRTTAALLLEVDPVALVRGRSTSPGGAGGTLDQYVNDRPYVASSFMSVALSRVFGTALSGRSKDRPELAGTPLPLSARLSVLPCRGGEGFLRRLFEPLGYTVTATRHALDETVPAWGDSRYFTVTLEGRVRLGDLLTHLYVLIPVLDDDKHYWVGDEEVEKLLRHGEGWLAAHPEREQIARRYLRHRHSLAREALERLAGDEAPEPEERQETRNAEEAVLESRLSLNEQRLQSVRDVLQEHGAARVLDLGCGEGRLLKVLLKDRRITELVGMDVSHRTLEIAHDRLGIERLPEMQRQRVKLLHGSLLYRDQRLAGFDAATVIEVIEHLDPPRLAAFERVLFEHTRPGLIILTTPNAEYNVRFSSLPAGTFRHRDHRFEWTRAEFEAWANGMCQRFGYTVRFVPVGENDAEVGAPTQMGVFER, encoded by the coding sequence ATGCTCCTGACCCTCTCGACGACCCACACGCCCGCGACGGACCTGGGCTACCTGCTGCACAAGAACCCGGACCGGCCCCAGTCCTTCGAGCTGCCCTTCGGACACGCCCACGTCTTCTACCCGGAGGCCTCCGCGGACCGCACGACGGCGGCGCTCCTCCTGGAGGTGGACCCCGTCGCGCTGGTGCGCGGCCGGTCCACCTCTCCGGGAGGCGCGGGCGGGACGCTGGACCAGTACGTCAACGACCGCCCCTACGTGGCGTCGTCCTTCATGAGCGTGGCCCTGTCCCGCGTCTTCGGCACCGCGCTGTCGGGGCGCAGCAAGGACCGGCCGGAGCTGGCCGGCACGCCGCTCCCCCTCTCCGCCCGCCTGTCGGTGCTGCCCTGCCGGGGCGGCGAGGGCTTCCTGCGCCGGCTCTTCGAACCGCTCGGCTACACCGTCACCGCGACCCGGCACGCGCTCGACGAGACCGTCCCCGCGTGGGGCGACAGCCGCTACTTCACCGTCACGCTGGAGGGGCGCGTGCGGCTGGGCGACCTGCTCACGCACCTGTACGTCCTCATCCCGGTGCTCGACGACGACAAGCACTACTGGGTGGGCGACGAGGAGGTGGAGAAGCTCCTGCGCCACGGCGAGGGCTGGCTCGCGGCCCACCCGGAGCGCGAGCAGATCGCCCGCCGCTACCTGCGCCACCGCCACAGCCTCGCCCGCGAGGCGCTGGAGCGGCTGGCGGGCGACGAGGCCCCGGAGCCCGAGGAGCGCCAGGAGACACGCAACGCCGAGGAGGCCGTGCTCGAGTCCCGCCTGAGCCTCAACGAGCAGCGGCTCCAGAGCGTGCGCGACGTGCTCCAGGAGCACGGCGCCGCGCGCGTGCTGGACCTGGGCTGCGGCGAGGGCCGGCTCCTCAAGGTCCTGCTGAAGGACCGGCGCATCACCGAGCTCGTCGGCATGGACGTGTCGCACCGCACGCTGGAGATCGCCCATGACCGGCTGGGCATTGAACGGCTGCCGGAGATGCAACGCCAGCGCGTGAAGCTGCTGCACGGCTCGCTGCTGTACCGCGACCAGCGGCTCGCGGGCTTCGACGCCGCCACCGTCATCGAGGTCATCGAGCACCTGGACCCACCGCGCCTCGCCGCGTTCGAGCGCGTGCTCTTCGAGCACACGCGGCCGGGCCTCATCATCCTCACCACCCCGAACGCCGAGTACAACGTGCGCTTCAGCTCGCTCCCCGCCGGCACCTTCCGCCACCGCGACCACCGCTTCGAGTGGACCCGCGCCGAGTTCGAGGCGTGGGCGAACGGCATGTGCCAGCGCTTCGGCTACACCGTGCGCTTCGTGCCCGTGGGAGAGAACGACGCGGAGGTCGGCGCTCCCACGCAGATGGGGGTCTTCGAGCGATGA
- a CDS encoding polynucleotide kinase-phosphatase yields the protein MNVHIPELSLVVLIGASGAGKTTFARRHFKPTEILSSDTYRGFVSDDENNQEATKDAFETLRFVAAKRLARGLLTVVDATNVQPESRKAFVELARDHHVLPVALVLDVPERTCIERNQQRPDRAASSRFVRNQASQLHRSLRGLEREGFRHLHILRPDVIDTVVLERQPLWCNLKHERGPFDIIGDIHGCREELESLLAKLGYQVRPRADGTPGFDVRAPEGRKAVFLGDLVDRGPDIPGVLRLVMDMVEAGTALCVPGNHEMKLLRKLRGGKVNVSHGMAQTLEQLEREPPEFHQRVAKFIDGLVSHYVLDDGRLVVAHAGMKESMQGRGSGRVRGFALYGETTGESDEYGLPVRFNWAAEYRGRAAVVYGHSPVLQAEWVNNTLCVDTGCVYGGQLTALRYPERELVSVQALRTHCEPVKPLGVVPAAPGLSAQQQADDVLDLEDVRGKRVISTRLAANVTLREENTTAALEAMSRFAIDPRWLLYLPPTMSPSETSQQAGFLEHPQEAFDYYRREGVTRVVCEEKHMGSRAVVVLARDADAARRRFGVTSGETGVCYTRTGRRFFSDEALEAAFLARVRAALDASGFWEDLKTDWACLDCELMPWSLKAQELLRDPYAAVGAASRAALTDVVAVLGQATARGLPLGDLAARYADKATSVQRYVEAYRRYCWPVASLDDVRLAPFHLLATEGATHVDKDHVWHMETLARVCRADPSFLMATPYRVVELEDAEAVSGGVRWWEELTSRGGEGMVVKPHGFAVRGRRGVVQPAIKSRGQEYLRIIYGPEYTAPANLERLRQRGLSTKRSLALREFALGVEGLERFTRKESLRRVHECVFGVLALESEPVDPRL from the coding sequence ATGAACGTCCATATTCCGGAGCTGTCGCTCGTCGTGCTCATCGGCGCCTCTGGCGCGGGGAAGACGACCTTCGCGCGCCGACACTTCAAGCCCACGGAGATCCTGTCCTCGGACACCTACCGGGGCTTCGTGTCCGACGACGAGAACAACCAGGAGGCGACGAAGGACGCCTTCGAAACGCTGCGCTTCGTCGCGGCGAAGCGGCTGGCGCGCGGCCTGTTGACGGTGGTGGACGCCACCAACGTCCAGCCGGAGTCGCGCAAGGCCTTCGTGGAGCTGGCGCGCGACCACCACGTGCTGCCCGTGGCGCTGGTGCTGGACGTGCCGGAGCGCACCTGCATCGAGCGCAACCAGCAGCGGCCGGACCGCGCCGCCAGCTCCCGCTTCGTGCGCAACCAGGCCTCCCAGCTGCACCGCTCGCTGCGCGGCCTGGAGCGCGAGGGCTTCCGCCACCTCCACATCCTCCGGCCGGACGTCATCGACACCGTGGTCCTGGAGCGACAGCCGCTCTGGTGCAACCTCAAGCACGAGCGCGGGCCGTTCGACATCATCGGCGACATCCACGGCTGCCGGGAGGAGCTGGAGTCCCTGCTCGCGAAGCTGGGCTACCAGGTGCGGCCCCGCGCGGACGGCACGCCCGGCTTCGACGTGCGGGCGCCAGAGGGCCGCAAGGCCGTCTTCCTGGGCGACCTGGTGGACCGGGGCCCGGACATCCCGGGCGTGCTGCGGCTGGTGATGGACATGGTGGAGGCCGGCACGGCGCTGTGCGTGCCGGGCAACCACGAGATGAAGCTCCTGCGCAAGCTGCGCGGCGGCAAGGTCAACGTGTCCCACGGCATGGCCCAGACGCTGGAGCAGCTGGAGCGCGAGCCGCCGGAGTTCCACCAGCGGGTGGCGAAGTTCATCGACGGGCTGGTGTCCCACTACGTGCTGGACGACGGGCGCCTGGTGGTCGCGCACGCGGGCATGAAGGAGAGCATGCAGGGGCGGGGCTCCGGCCGCGTGCGGGGCTTCGCGCTGTACGGCGAGACGACGGGCGAGTCGGACGAGTACGGCCTGCCGGTGCGCTTCAACTGGGCCGCCGAATACCGGGGCCGCGCGGCGGTGGTGTACGGCCACTCGCCCGTGCTCCAGGCCGAGTGGGTCAACAACACGCTGTGCGTGGACACGGGCTGCGTCTACGGCGGCCAGCTCACCGCCCTGCGCTACCCGGAGCGCGAGCTGGTGTCCGTGCAGGCGCTGCGCACGCACTGCGAGCCGGTGAAGCCGTTGGGCGTCGTCCCCGCGGCCCCGGGACTGAGCGCGCAGCAGCAGGCGGACGACGTGCTCGACCTGGAGGACGTGCGGGGCAAGCGGGTCATCTCCACGCGGCTGGCCGCGAACGTCACCCTGCGCGAGGAGAACACCACCGCCGCGCTGGAGGCGATGAGCCGCTTCGCCATCGATCCGCGCTGGCTGCTCTACCTGCCGCCCACCATGTCCCCGTCGGAGACGAGCCAGCAGGCCGGCTTCCTGGAGCACCCCCAGGAGGCCTTCGACTACTACCGCCGGGAGGGCGTGACGCGCGTCGTCTGCGAGGAGAAGCACATGGGCTCGCGCGCCGTGGTGGTGCTCGCGCGTGACGCGGACGCCGCGCGGCGGCGCTTCGGCGTCACCTCCGGTGAGACGGGCGTCTGCTACACGCGCACGGGACGGCGCTTCTTCAGCGACGAGGCCCTGGAGGCCGCGTTCCTCGCCCGCGTCCGGGCGGCGCTGGACGCGTCCGGGTTCTGGGAGGACTTGAAGACGGACTGGGCCTGCCTGGACTGCGAGCTGATGCCCTGGTCGCTCAAGGCCCAGGAGCTGCTGCGCGACCCGTACGCCGCGGTGGGCGCGGCGTCGCGCGCGGCGCTGACGGATGTCGTGGCGGTGCTGGGACAGGCCACGGCGCGAGGGCTCCCGCTCGGGGACCTGGCCGCGCGGTACGCGGACAAGGCCACGAGCGTGCAGCGCTACGTGGAGGCGTACCGGCGCTACTGCTGGCCGGTGGCGTCGCTGGACGACGTGCGGCTGGCGCCCTTCCACCTCCTGGCCACGGAGGGCGCGACCCACGTGGACAAGGACCATGTCTGGCACATGGAGACGCTGGCCCGCGTGTGCCGCGCGGACCCGTCGTTCCTCATGGCCACGCCCTACCGCGTCGTCGAGCTGGAGGACGCGGAGGCGGTGTCAGGCGGCGTGCGCTGGTGGGAGGAGCTCACCTCGCGCGGCGGCGAGGGCATGGTCGTGAAGCCCCACGGCTTCGCGGTGCGCGGACGGCGGGGGGTGGTGCAGCCCGCCATCAAGTCCCGGGGACAGGAGTACCTGCGCATCATCTACGGCCCGGAGTACACCGCGCCAGCGAACCTGGAGCGCCTGCGCCAGCGGGGCCTGTCCACCAAGCGCTCCCTCGCGCTGCGCGAGTTCGCGCTGGGCGTCGAGGGGCTGGAGCGCTTCACGCGCAAGGAGTCGCTGCGCCGCGTGCACGAGTGCGTCTTCGGCGTGCTGGCGCTGGAGAGCGAGCCGGTGGACCCCCGGCTGTAG
- a CDS encoding porin: protein MTFAPSHRSVLQALLAGAALLFSSSALAWGQEAPPESAPAGEAPPPVEPPAPVPPVAAPPPGEEKKKDKPWYETLRLRGYTQIRYNRLPSFRVNDSLINEQGDRFLGKDTGFGIRRARLVISGDVHPHVSIYLQPDFASVIGDQYNVAIMRDWYADIFVDAKKEFRFRVGQSKVPYGFENLQSSQNRLALDRNDGINSALKDERDLGVFFYWAPAHIRERFKFLVDSGLKGSGDYGVVGLGVYNGQTANRAERNNSPHAVARVTWPFLFGSQYVEVGAGGYYGRFNLSASPRDDAPFALARGGNLVDARAIVSLTVYPQPLGFQAEYNVGRGPSLGTGPDARLLIDSRNLRGGYAQLMYKLDDVLGVSLIPYLRGTLYQGGKKFETNAPRYDVRELELGAEWQIWKALELTAAYVIADRTSSRYPYEQEQGHVTRLQLQFNY, encoded by the coding sequence ATGACCTTCGCCCCGTCCCACCGCTCCGTCCTTCAGGCCCTGCTGGCTGGCGCCGCGCTGCTGTTCTCCTCCTCCGCCCTGGCCTGGGGCCAGGAGGCGCCGCCGGAGTCCGCGCCGGCCGGGGAGGCTCCGCCGCCCGTCGAGCCTCCCGCGCCCGTGCCTCCGGTCGCCGCGCCTCCTCCCGGGGAGGAGAAGAAGAAGGACAAGCCCTGGTACGAAACCCTCCGCCTGCGGGGCTACACGCAGATCCGCTACAACCGGCTGCCCAGCTTCCGGGTGAACGACTCGCTCATCAACGAGCAGGGGGATCGCTTCCTGGGGAAGGACACCGGCTTCGGCATCCGCCGCGCGCGGCTGGTCATCTCCGGGGACGTGCACCCGCACGTGTCCATCTACCTCCAGCCGGACTTCGCCTCCGTCATTGGCGACCAGTACAACGTCGCCATCATGCGGGACTGGTACGCGGACATCTTCGTCGACGCGAAGAAGGAGTTCCGCTTCCGCGTGGGCCAGTCCAAGGTGCCGTATGGCTTCGAGAACCTTCAGTCCAGCCAGAACCGGCTCGCGCTGGACCGCAACGACGGCATCAACAGCGCGCTGAAGGACGAGCGTGACCTGGGCGTCTTCTTCTACTGGGCGCCCGCGCACATCCGCGAGCGCTTCAAGTTCCTGGTCGACAGCGGCCTGAAGGGCTCCGGGGATTACGGCGTGGTGGGCCTGGGCGTCTACAACGGCCAGACGGCCAACCGGGCGGAGCGCAACAACAGCCCGCATGCCGTGGCGCGCGTCACCTGGCCGTTCCTCTTCGGCTCCCAATACGTGGAGGTCGGCGCGGGCGGGTACTACGGCCGCTTCAACCTCAGCGCCTCGCCTCGGGATGACGCCCCCTTCGCGCTCGCGCGGGGCGGAAACCTGGTGGATGCCCGCGCCATCGTCAGCCTGACCGTGTACCCGCAGCCCCTGGGCTTCCAGGCCGAATACAACGTGGGGCGCGGACCGTCGCTGGGAACGGGGCCGGACGCGAGGCTGCTCATCGACAGCCGGAACCTGCGCGGCGGCTACGCGCAGCTCATGTACAAGCTGGACGACGTGCTGGGGGTGTCCCTCATCCCCTACCTGCGCGGCACCCTGTATCAGGGCGGCAAGAAGTTCGAGACCAATGCGCCCCGCTACGACGTGCGCGAGCTGGAGCTGGGCGCGGAGTGGCAGATCTGGAAGGCGCTGGAGTTGACGGCCGCCTACGTCATCGCGGACCGGACCTCCTCGCGCTATCCCTATGAACAGGAGCAGGGGCACGTGACGCGCCTCCAGCTCCAGTTCAACTACTGA